Proteins from one Acidobacteriota bacterium genomic window:
- a CDS encoding exodeoxyribonuclease III: protein MKIATWNVNGIRARQAQVQEWIEREQPDVVCLQELKAAREQIPQALLQLDGYWGYWHGAAAFSGVALLVRKACCPKPPEFTHPEFDHETRIVSADIGPFVVSSIYVPNGGKDFAAKIRFLEAMAAHTARHEADGRPVVLCGDMNVARTDMDVHPKERRPDAIGQSPQERDLFERVIRHGLVDLGRALDPDNADLFTWWPPWRNMRQRNIGWRLDYVLASESVASRATSCPSFREIGTSDHAPVVATIDVR, encoded by the coding sequence ATGAAGATCGCGACCTGGAATGTGAACGGCATCCGCGCCCGGCAGGCGCAGGTGCAGGAGTGGATTGAGCGCGAGCAGCCGGATGTCGTCTGTCTGCAGGAACTGAAGGCGGCCCGCGAGCAGATTCCTCAGGCGCTCCTGCAACTCGACGGCTACTGGGGCTACTGGCATGGCGCCGCCGCGTTCTCAGGCGTGGCCTTGCTCGTGCGGAAGGCCTGCTGCCCGAAACCGCCCGAATTCACCCATCCCGAATTCGATCACGAAACCCGCATCGTATCCGCCGATATCGGCCCGTTTGTCGTCTCGTCGATCTACGTCCCGAACGGCGGCAAGGACTTCGCCGCCAAGATCCGCTTCCTCGAAGCGATGGCCGCGCATACGGCCCGGCACGAGGCTGACGGCCGGCCGGTCGTGCTGTGCGGCGACATGAACGTGGCTCGCACCGACATGGACGTCCATCCAAAAGAACGCAGGCCTGACGCGATCGGCCAGTCGCCACAGGAGCGCGACCTGTTCGAACGCGTCATCCGTCACGGGCTGGTGGACCTCGGGCGCGCACTCGATCCCGACAACGCCGATCTGTTCACGTGGTGGCCGCCCTGGCGCAACATGCGGCAGCGGAACATCGGCTGGCGTCTGGACTACGTGCTCGCCAGCGAGAGCGTCGCCAGCCGCGCGACCTCGTGCCCGTCCTTCCGCGAGATCGGGACGAGCGACCACGCGCCCGTCGTCGCCACCATCGACGTTCGGTGA
- a CDS encoding addiction module protein, with protein sequence MTPRAQELLREALTLPIDQRADVAAELLASLDADAEDPAAVEAAWAAEVER encoded by the coding sequence ATGACCCCTCGGGCGCAAGAACTTCTTCGAGAAGCGTTGACGCTGCCGATTGACCAACGCGCCGATGTCGCAGCCGAACTCCTGGCCAGTCTTGACGCTGATGCCGAGGACCCGGCGGCGGTCGAGGCCGCCTGGGCCGCCGAAGTCGAGCGATGA